Sequence from the Maridesulfovibrio frigidus DSM 17176 genome:
GCTGCAGCCTGCTCTGTTGCACCTTGAGACAAACTCTCAGCTGAGGAGGAAAGCTCCTCGCTACCACTTGCAACATTTTCAGTTGCGCTGTTCACGTTAGTAACAACATCCATGAGGTTACCAACCATATTGCGCATTCCCTCAGCGAGCTGACCAAGTTCATCTTTTCGATTCAGGTCAACAGTGGCAGTCAAATCTCCAGTGCTTACCTGTTCGACAAAATGAACGCCCTTGCGCAAAGGATCGAGGATACCGCTCGCAATGAGCCAAGCCATAAAAATACCTGCTATTGCAGCAACAACACTTAAGATAATGACTAGCTCTTTTGTGTTCTCTGCCTCTGAAAGCATCTGCCCATCAGTCATAATATGGCTAGCAACTGTAGCTCTTACTTCATTAAGAACAGCCTGAACTTTTGTTAATGCGGGGACAGTCTGTGTTGCATATATATTAAGGGCTTCCTCAAGAGATTTGAGTTTTCCATCATGCCAATGAATTAGTGTATCAATATCGGCCAAAGTTGCTTTGGCCGCTCTCTCGACATTGATAGAGTAGTAATCCTGAGCTCCTTCTCGGTCACCGCGGGCTAGGAGTTCATTCATACCGCCAATGCTCTCATGCAGATCCGCATGGGGGATCAAAATTGCATTTACCAAATTGCCAAATTCAGGGTCTTCTCTGGACTGCTTCTGCACCTCTGCAGAATAAAGCCATTTTCCCAAGCCACATTTATGAGGATTTGCCTGAACCGAAATTCTTTCAACCAAAGGATTCATCAACTCTTTTAGAACTTCGTTCATCCAGCTAAGATGATCCAGCTCTTTCTCTCTTAAAAAACTGCCCAATTCAGGATCTACAGGCTGATATTTATCTTTAATAGAAATTGCGGACTTATGTAGCTTATTATGGGAATCTTCTATTTCTGCCAACATTGGCGCAATAGAAGGTACCAGTTTTTCAGCTTCGTTGCGTGCTTCACTATAATACCATTTACCGAACCCACATTTGTGAGGATCCGTTTGAACATCAAGAGTATTGATGTTTTTATCCGTCAAAAGGCTATTTACATCATTGGCCCAGTTCAAATGGTCAACGATTTT
This genomic interval carries:
- a CDS encoding methyl-accepting chemotaxis protein produces the protein MSWKDLNLAYKFSIGFGSVILLLIVLGFFSVFGIGTIVHDSEEVIEGNKLRGDFVQKIVDHLNWANDVNSLLTDKNINTLDVQTDPHKCGFGKWYYSEARNEAEKLVPSIAPMLAEIEDSHNKLHKSAISIKDKYQPVDPELGSFLREKELDHLSWMNEVLKELMNPLVERISVQANPHKCGLGKWLYSAEVQKQSREDPEFGNLVNAILIPHADLHESIGGMNELLARGDREGAQDYYSINVERAAKATLADIDTLIHWHDGKLKSLEEALNIYATQTVPALTKVQAVLNEVRATVASHIMTDGQMLSEAENTKELVIILSVVAAIAGIFMAWLIASGILDPLRKGVHFVEQVSTGDLTATVDLNRKDELGQLAEGMRNMVGNLMDVVTNVNSATENVASGSEELSSSAESLSQGATEQAAA